The Melospiza georgiana isolate bMelGeo1 chromosome 9, bMelGeo1.pri, whole genome shotgun sequence genome has a segment encoding these proteins:
- the AKNAD1 gene encoding protein AKNAD1 yields METTKKCKLPDWMKAQMNNSFADALGCSTDATEEEEDYLVYDGDVGIGCKYNNNSENLNACSCTRDISGILNLACSEDNKNIKAAANYETPLQPEEFSSHHRGTRGTTAVPIEIPGSEASFQQELPVGSASKAGSREHGTTSKMSTVLLRHFSRGELLSTCPLIECETIPEVSFTESIDDTGSKPEPSEHSRGSLVYEQWAASSEEYPLEKHKEVQAHDKNGNSLNGNRSVSKKSIFSSGQCGCRQEFSQVVNEAGDTHTFQNMKDERALFKRTVSPCELKYGQGQAHYCLPDFSDAASEVQVPKKPDNITSVPSTAREKPFPILQSKSVPVNNILENKNHFNSAEVENQEERSISELLQQLQILPQSDFANANIAISSGHTGTPPDVITLRAPVPVQPTHGLLKARLQPGTAASALPAAGTVKAQCLNPSDSLPELTLGEKMSQILKDQTEQLTKKVEDFSKHMIQETLFLQDKYLALNQLKRYLDALERNYLKAREEHHNLHLQNYKDKPINLGEFDPERRVEGGIFRLGMLLEDIQEQMEGSKGSLSSLLTSYESAQSFCESLTVPSTADLPQTRGTETPSFHKKHEGERSQTTDVIPPANQLSLEGKKCNLCLHINTNIQEEKTGTSPLFMQRKPTDLSDTNLSSDSEDFSACDSYNDSQSKDLGNCDTLSYKSLNVRLCGEKQGLRCRCLRGSRDQVKLRNYKESVQSCTLCRRRSSGSSSYSQKRISTQKAQKPSQPDEVVTRLHERKSFVAAKTCCSSTYDKIILPQQYTPSKKSAQRKSAINIRDRNASDSYSNVLSSTLDHAIETANSLKEATERMVQAVSEDLAKVKRKQF; encoded by the exons ATGGAGACTACAAAAAAGTGCAAACTGCCAGACTGGATGAAAGCCCAAATGAATAATTCATTTGCAGATGCATTAGGCTGTAGCACAGATGCAactgaagaggaagaagattACTTAGTTTATGATGGAGATGTAGGAATAGGCTGTAAATACAACAATAACTCAGAGAATTTGAATGCCTGTAGTTGTACAAGAGATATTTCTGGTATTTTAAACCTAGCCTGTTCTGAAGATaacaaaaacataaaagcagcagccaaTTATGAAACTCCTCTACAGCCTGAAGAATTCTCCAGTCATCACAGAGGCACCAGAGGAACAACTGCAGTTCCAATTGAAATCCCTGGAAGCGAAGCTTCCTTTCAGCAGGAATTACCTGTTGGCAGTGCCAGTaaagcaggcagcagagaaCATGGAACTACCTCCAAGATGTCCACGGTCCTCCTGCGTCATTTTTCTAGGGGAGAATTACTAAGCACATGCCCCTTAATTGAATGTGAGACAATACCAGAGGTGTCCTTTACTGAAAGTATCGATGACACCGGGAGCAAACCTGAGccttcagagcacagcagaggctCTTTAGTGTATGAACAAtgggcagccagctctgaggagTATCCCTTAGAAAAGCACAAAGAAGTACAGGCTCATGACAAAAATGGAAACTCATTAAATGGGAATAGATCTGTTTCaaagaaatctattttttcttctggacAATGTGGGTGCAGACAAGAATTTTCACAAGTGGTTAATGAGGCTGGAGATACACACACCTTTCAAAACATGAAAGATGAGAGAGCCCTGTTTAAGAGAACAGTTTCACCTTGTGAGCTCAAATATGGCCAAGGGCAAGCTCACTATTGCCTTCCTGACTTCTCTGACGCTGCTTCAGAAGTTCAAGTACCAAAAAAACCTGACAATATTACCTCAGTTCCCTCAACTGCAAGAGAAAAACCCTTTCCTATTTTGCAAAGTAAATCAGTACCTGTGAACAACATTTTGGAAAATAAGAATCACTTCAATTCTGCTGAAGTAGAGAACCAAGAAGAAAGGAGTATTTCAGAACTGCTGCAACAGCTACAG ATACTTCCTCAGTCAGACTTTGCAAATGCCAACATTGCCATTTCCTCAGGACACACTGGGACACCACCTGATGTCATCACATTACGTGCTCCTGTCCCTGTACAACCTACACATGGTTTGCTTAAagcaa GACTGCAGCCTGGAACAGCAGCATCAGCACtaccagcagctgggacagtaAAAGCACAGTGTCTGAATCCTTCTGATTCACTGCCAGAACTAACACTAGGAGAAAAGATGTCTCAAATACTGAAGGATCAGACAGAGCAACTGACTAAGAAA GTGGAAGACTTCTCTAAACATATGATCCAGGAAACACTCTTTTTACAAGACAAATATCTG GCATTAAATCAACTGAAAAGATACCTTGATGCcttggaaagaaattatttaaaagctAGAGAAGAGCACCACAACTTACACCTGCAGAACTACAAGGACAAGCCTATCAACCTTGGAGAGTTTGATCCTGAGAG AAGGGTGGAAGGAGGAATATTCAGACTTGGCATGCTGCTTGAAGACATTCAGGAACAAATGGAAGGCAGCAAAGGCAGCCTGTCATCGTTACTGACTTCCTATGAATCTGCCCAGTCTTTCTGTGAG AGCCTCACAGTTCCAAGCACCGCTGATCTCCCACAAACAAGAGGTACTGAAACTCCATCTTTTCACAAGAAGCATGAGGGAGAAAGAAGTCAGACAACTGATGTAATCCCACCAGCAAATCAACTTTCTTTAGAAGGCAAAAAGTGCAATCTTTGTCTGCACAT aaatacaaatatccaggaagaaaaaactgGGACATCTCCACTCTTCATGCAGAGAAAACCAACTGATTTATCAGATACCAACCTGA GCAGTGATTCAGAAGACTTCTCAGCCTGTGATTCTTATAATGATTCACAAAGCAAGGACCTTGGCAACTGTGACACTCTAAGTTACAAATCATTAAATGTGAGATTATGTGGAGAGAAACAAG GACTTAGATGCAGATGCCTCAGGGGAAGCAGAGATCAAGTAAAACTCAGGAATTATAAAGAGTCTGTTCAGTCTTGTACCCTGTGTAGAAGAAGGAGCTCTGGTTCATCCT CTTATTCACAGAAGAGAATCTCCACTCAAAAGGCTCAAAAACCCAGTCAGCCAGATGAAGTTGTAACCAGACTTCATGAAAG GAAATCCTTTGTGGCTGCCAAAACCTGCTGCTCAAGCACATATGATAAAATTATCCTTCCACAGCAATACACACCCAGTAAGAAATCTGCCCAAAGAAAATCTGCAATCAACATCAGAGACAGAAATGCCAGTGATTCCTATTCAAAT GTTTTAAGTTCTACTCTGGATCATGCCATAGAGACAGCAAACAGTTTAAAGGAAGCTACAGAGCGGATGGTACAAGCAGTTTCAGAAGATCTAGCTAAAGTTAAGAGAAAACAGTTTTAA